AGACAAATTGCCAGTAAATTCGCTAATGAGCTAGCTTTAGCTAGTTCCGTTTCTAACTGCTagttaaatacaattatttggTTACTACATCGGCGGCCTATGCAGCCTATGATGATTCGAATCAAATATATCTACTGTTAACTCGAAGGTTGTCGTTAGCCAGTCTAAATAGCTGTTACGCAGCACATCAGACCACACAGATTCGGCTATTAAACGTTACAATAATAATTTCAGAAAGCCGCTCTCTCGCATAGCGTGTAGAGGACAAAAAAATGCAGAAGATAACGTCAAACGCCGTTTAACTTACCCCGTTATAGATTTTACAGCTCCAGTGTTAGCGTCGTTGTTTTTGACCCACTGCTTTGAAAGCCGCAGTTGATGGACAAGGGGCAAGCCTGATCAAGTGTGTGGAAGGTGAGGATGAGCGCTACGTGACGACTTTTTATAAGCCAGTACATGTCTCCGCCCACTGCTCAGTTAAGCCTGCCCCTTTCGCCCATGAGACAGGATGACGTGTGGGTTGTGTGGCTTTGTTCCATTTCAATCCCTACACACTACATGTTTCTTCTGCGCCTTCATTTTTCACAGAGAGCTCGACACTTTTATggttatgaagaaaaaaaattgttttcaaGCTGAGCCCTGagttattttcatttttatcaTTGTATACTTTTCATACAAATTTGCTTTACCTGGGTTCAGAGATGTGAAGGGCAATGAAATGTAAAAGTGTGTAATGATAGAAACTGCATCCAGCCCAACACTTGGATTAAGTGACCTGTTTCTGGTTTGTAAATGTAATCACTCGCAACAACTCAATACATAATGTAATTTAACTCTAAATCAATTTATGTAATGCACATCTCGTAATGTAACTCAATATATAAGTTGACGGAAAGCCAAGACTGGCATTCCTATCCTAGGTCTGTTTTCAGATTGTGCAATAACTATCTACCACGTCCTATATTATTCAAGATGAATGGATATACCTGTGTCAGCATGGCAACACACCAAACAAGCATTGAGGTGATTATTGATCCAATCCCAGTCAAGGATGGAGGAAAAGGAATGTGTAACGTCTGCTACCCCCTCAAATATTGTCAGCACAACGGCGTGGTATGGTGTCTCGTGAATCGTGAGAGACCAGTGGCACGTTCTCTGAAACTGCTATGGAAGTGCCAACGCAGCAGGGTCTGTTTCTCATGACAACGCTAATGAAATAACTACAGAATGTGCATGAGCTATATTATAGTTTAATTTTACATAGGCATAAGAGAATTGACAGAGTTCAAACGATGTCCTTCTATGTAAATGACTAAGGTATATTGGCTTTAAATGTTACTGGATTTAAGATGagtgaaaaagaaaatgtaacaaaactACTAAATAGTATTACACACCTGGATCAGTAATCCCCTTTGAACCTTTAATGACCCACTGTGGAATGACTGTTCCTAGAAATCCATTCAGGAATGTTTCTACAAATCCTCCATTTCAaaagttattttttcaaaatatGACTGCACTATCCTTTTGGATGTAAAACAGTTGGCTTTCTTATTATTTGATACCATTGCCTTCAAATGAATAAATTGGCTTCCTTgtaaggtttgttttgcaaaagAGAACATCTTGTGACTGCAACTGATAGTTCCTCCATCTCTAACCCCCTTGGCCAGGACCTAAACATTGGCCTTCCTGCAGCAAACATTACACAGAGTTCTTGGCTGCTACTTCGTAGGCTACACCACATGATGCGAAAACAAgcccctgttctaaagaggggGGGGTGAACTACTACAGGTCCACAGGGACAGGGTCATAGATCGTAAAAGGGCTTCATGTAACTACTTTATTCCACCATGGAGCTGAATGGGGTTCAGAATAGGGGGGGTACTTTTCAGGGAGAGCCTATTCCTGTCTGGATAGAGATTGGCTCTGCTCCGGAGGTGTGTCTCTATTGACAACAACCACAGCAATTGATGGTCTTCCAGTCTGGATAGAGATTTAGTCATATGTCATAGCTGGATACTATAAGATAAGTAGACAACATATTTGGGAAAACAATAGGAAACATGGTCATGGAATGCTAGTTAAAAAGAGGACTACATATTTGTGTAATATGGGTGAATGGTTACATTGTATTGATGTGCTAACTGTCTACCccatgtgtgtacagtaagtgagtttctgtttgcatgtgtttgttaaTCACTGTCAACTATGGTTATGAGCATGTTGCCTCTTTCAATCCTATTCTATTACATGTAGGCAACTTACATTTTCTGTGTATCAAGTTCACAGAGTTGTACACCATTGTAACTTCCTGGAAACGCTGTTAGAATTCATTTTCCAGAAGAGGGGAGTGGTATCCACATCTGTTTGAAGGGGAGTGCCACTGCTGCCTTCAAGTCAACATGTCAAGTTAATTGCACGTTGTCTAGTATTGTAAATCCTATGTCACAGGGCTTGTTTGGGTTATTGTGAACATAGGGAAACTCTGGACACTCACTAACTCACAGTGAGACATGCCATGAGGTTTTTCATTGCAACGTTAACTATATTCAAATTGGACTTTACACATTCTAATAATTGTTTCCTAATTCACTTCATGCTATCTTACATAACTAAATGTTTTTTCTAATCTCATTTAGGATTAGTCAATACACCAAACAAAAGCTATTTGTTATCAATCAGCCCACTTGAATGGTATATCAAAGTGCATCTTGGAGTGGCAAAGTTTTGCAGGAATGAATCCCTCACAAATCATCAGATGTCTGAATGACCCAGATACACAGGCACCTTCTATTTACAGttagtaaaaataaatacagtcGTTATAGTCTACTGTATATAACACTAATTAGACAAACCGAATTATCTTATGTAGGCTATATACTTAAGTATTTATCCTTATTTAGGGGGTCTGAACTAAACTCTTATTTCCGATATACACAATGTTATCTAATGGATATGGTAAAACAAATGTTGGCTCCGGAATTCAATGAAATGCCTGATGTAACTGACTTGCAAGGCTCCGTCAGGGTTTGTAATCTTAGTCAAACATTTTGGGACTAAATTACAGCCaaaaaaacatgcaatccaACAGTATGTATAAACAATACTTGCCTTCAAAACAATTAAAGCACACAGAGTGACATTGCAGGAACTCAGTCGCAGTTGAGTAAGCCTCTTCCTGATTGGCCGTGTTGAAATTCCTTTTCTAGATCCCGCCCCTTATGGTGCAATCGTTGCCCCGTTTAACAGTTCCCGTTACCTCGAGGGCCCTCTAGTCTAGTCTGGAATATTCCAGAAAACAGGAGATGGGTGAGCCTAACCCTCGCAAATCCCCCATCTCACACGTAGCACTGTCACTGGATCCGTAGGGGATTTTCTCAAAGGAAATTGCTCGAATGTCGACTCGTTTCTTAAGAACTGATCCGCTTCTGAGTTCATGCTCGCTTAAATCGAGATATTTTTGACCCAGTAATTGATGTTGTAATAATGCCAAGCACTATACACGCATTGATTCATATTTATTTTCAACCTTTTTATTGAACTTCACTGAGCAGGGTTAAGGGCGGACTTTAATGTAGGCATACTTGAGGCAGTAACACTGTAAAGTATTTCCTCTTGCTCTTATTATGTATCCTTTGATTCTTGGGGGAATTTCGACTTTATAGTATGCCCCGGTGGCCCGGTCCATTTGGCAAAGGCAAACTAGGATTACAATTCGTAAGAAACAATTACTGGGGACGCACAAACAAGTCTCTGTATTCATAATGGAACAGTCCAGTTTCTTGCATAACTGGATTAGTGAAACCATTAACCTGAATCATAGTATAAGCTTTGCTTTACTTGCTCTTTGGCAAGGTCAGGATGTGAAGGATTACGTGACAGTGGAATCTATAGACCCCTGTGCGTTTTATGCCCCCTGCTGGACGGAAGCGGCGTAGTTTGGCCTACGTCTGACCTCACTCAGCGCCATGCAAGTTtaacatactcagaataaacTACATCCTGCattaaatacacataataaagGTATGAAGATCAAACATCCCAAAGTCTGTATATTCTGAACACAATAGACATAAAACGACTACTTAGAAATTGTGTATTGAAAATGTGTGACTGCACAAGTGCAAGATAAGACTCAACTCAGTTCCAGttctaaaaaacaaacaaaaacaaacacaaaatcagCTATTGTCTGTGAAACTATACCCTCCAGTAATTCACGCACAATGCAATGGTGTGTACTGAAATGTAAATTAAACTGTAAAAAATTGCATGGTCAtctggggaaaaaaacaacttaaaaccaaacaacaacatacataaAAACACAGATTATTGAGTAGAACACTGGTACATTTAATACATACTAACATGGTCATTAGATACCGTATGTACAATCACACAGCTTCTTTGCAGAAAGGAGAACAAAATAATAACAGGAATGCTTCAGATTCAAAATTAAAAAGGCATCCACAAAGACATATGTCTTAATACTGTACTATGATCAAATATgcaaaaaacattacaaaaagagagagagagagattcgtGGTTAAACCTACATGGTTAAAATAGACTACAGTACTTTGCttataaaaaataaagactCTTTAGATTCGGTCTGCCTTATCTACTTCTTCTGGTCTTGCGTGTGAAAACAGCCTCAGCTGGTCAGTGGAGCTCTCTCAATGACACATGCGTgacgtcatctctttctgcagGAGACGTGAAAAACATCAGTTAGAACAAGGACAAAGCTTATCACAAGCACCTGGAACAAAGCATTGTatatcccccacacacacacacacacacacttccatttggggtcagatggctgagcggttagggaatcggactattaatcagaaggttgccggtttgattcccggccaaatgacgttgtgtccttgggcaaggcacttcaccctacttgcctcgggggcaggggtgggggggaatgtccctgtacttactgtaagtcgctctggataagagcgtccggCTAATTGACGAAATGTAAATTCATCAAACGTTTTCAAATCTCTCCCACTCACCAGTGGCTCCAGCTCCTTGTGATCGGTGAGGTTGAACTCGGTCACAAAGTAGAAGAAGTGCTTGTAGCAGGTGTTGACGTGGGCCTCAGCGCCCATCTGACTCACGCGATCAAAGTGGTGGATGTAGACGTGGACGAACACACGGAACAGGCGCGACAAGATCTTCTTGGCTACCTGCATGAAGGTCTTGGGAAAGGGAGTACCttcaaatagaaagagagatggaggcagagatagaggggaaaacatgagagggaggggggaggagggaggaggaagagagaggaggggggaggggggaggaaggaggggggaggagggagagagaggagtggaaaaaATAAGGCAGATTTATGTGTGTCCCAAAACAGAAAGCATGTTATGCCCTTAAACCCTGTCTATGGGTCAGAGTCAGATTTTCTGCTCTACTCTCGTTCGGCACTTTCTGTTTGTTGCTTCGATtgaaagcatctgctgaatgaatagAATGTGAAAGAGGTGTTTGGTGTCGGTCTACACAACCTTTTTAAACCCATCATTTAAGTTGAAGCCAAAAGAATGTTGTGGGCGATTCACTAATCACATGAGTCACATGCCAGGCTCTAAATAACCCCTCGGACAGGTAACAAGCTTTTCATCCACTGAATAAATCAGTTATTTGTTTTAGCTTAGCACTAATCAAATGGTATTTCAGGCATCCTTTCCAGAGGAAACATGCTATTCATAGCCCACTGTACACCCTTCAAAAGGCATTGCTGGGATGTTTGGCTAGCGAGTCAGATGCTAAGTTATGCATGGCAGTGGGTAGATGTGCATTTGTGCATAATGAAAGGCTTAGTTTATGGATCATGTAAGCAGCGCGGCACAACTAACTGCTAGCTGTCACTATCGTCGGACGCACTTAGCACTTAACTATCAGTCACCCAGACAACTGCCATCCCGCCCTTGTTTAACGTAGCACATGCTTTCACCCAAAGCGATGTACAGTACACGTGGGCATCCGAACCTGCAGCCTCATGATCGGcagctctaaccactaagctacaccccttccccctcccccgtaatctcacagcagcagcctgcctacatttacatttagtcatttagtcatttagctgccTGGCAGCTTCTTGACCACTCACCGACGTTGGTGGGGAAGATGTGCTCGTTGTTGATCTGTACCTCGATCCAGTCCATCAGGAGGCTCATGTACTTGGGGGCGGGAACGGCCGTGGGTTTCTTGTACTTCTGCTCGTCCTGCCAGCGGTACTCATACTTGGGCCCTCCGGACATGACGGGGCAGGTCTGGTCGGTGCAGGACTCGCTGACGGTGCCGTAAATGAGGTTGATGCGGTTGAAGAAGTCCACCACGTGTACCGCCACCCAGTCGTTGAGATCTTCCCCGTGCGGGAGCTGCACGGCCTGTTTCAGATCCAGGCCGGCGTTCAGCGACGCCTGGGCCTTCTTGTGCAGCTCGAACCGCTGGGTTCCTGGCTCGAATTTGCGCTTGGGCCGGAATGTCCTGTCTTTGTTGAAGACTTGTTTCAAGGCCAGGGACATTGTTGCACGTGgcgctgtgtttgtgttactggggaattatttataaaaaaaatttaTAAAGCAGTGCCAGGTTAGAGGTTATGTAAACGACCACAGTGGAAATGTTTGGGTTGGTTTTTCTTGTGTTTTATCTTCTTGCTTCTATCTGCGTGCTGTAtttgggagaaggagagagctgtTCAGGTCTACTTGGTTACATTCTTGTCTTAACTCATGAAATATACctgaaatgaaaaacatttgtgATTCATCATCATATTTGTTACATTTCAAACTGTACTATTGGTTTGCACactaacctacattaatatcgTCACTGTATTCTGGTAATCACTTTACCAATCACATTGAAAGTCAATACTGAGTAGGCAGTGTCAGTTCTAAGCTTAGACTTGACAAACCAAGTCATTACACTGTCATTACACTTTAAATGCTAACTGTTAAACTGACAGTCCAGTGCCAATCCTTTGCCGAATTAAAGCACCTAGAACATCACATCAATCAATCAAATCTAAACCCCGAGCAAATCTCTCATCCCTACTACAGTAGGCAAAAAATAATTACAATTTACAGTCAGTTAGTGTCTTGTATGATAAGATATTTCCTACATTTCGATCATATCATCACACTAATAAAACTTGTAGCAGCACAGCACGTAATAACGGCATCCATTGTCGCGGCCTACTACACCAACTATTTTGACACAAATGACAGTAACGAGTAGCTATAGCTAGGTCTAATGAGTCATTTCCTATTTCCTCTGCACGCTATTATGGCAGCGAAATCCAGCACGAATTGAAAACGAATTGCAAAGTTAGCATTGCATTTACAAGTCACAATGGCTACATCTAAGCTACATGACTGCTGAACATCTGAACAAAGTAAATATGCGTacaaatgtcaacaacaaaCATACTAAGCTAACAATTGTCGAGGAAAACTGGTCGGGTGACGACGGTGCTATGTATTCGTGACGTTAAAATGGAGATCAATCGTGAGCTACTTGTTGATTCTTTAGCCTTAAACAGAGAACGTGACATTATTAAAAGACTGTTCTTCTCCGAAATGTTGAGTTTCTATTTCTGTTGTTTTAACTACCACTTTTAGTAAAATAAAGTTTACAATTACGTTACACCCTTAAAGTAACGGTGACGAAATGTCAGGCTTATACCGAGGCACTTTCCCCGAACTTACTTGTTCCGCTTTCCTGTCTCTTGAGATGATTCCTAGAGTAAATTAACTCTCCCGAGTCCTTTTTGAGATATCGCGAAATAGCTGGGGCTACATTATACTACATGTACAGTATCAAACATGTACAATACAATACTTTATTAGGTAAACTTAAACTAGCTCCTCCCTATGACAGAGAAGAACTTCCTTTGATCATACGTCACTGTAACACCATCTGAGTACCAGCTCAGAGAAGCTTAGCCGCTCCAATGTGTTCCGTTCAGTACCCATGTGAATAAGGGGGGGTGCATGCCATAAACCCATCTACCAGaaccccccgcccgccccccccccccccccccccccccccccccacacacacacacacgcacactacgtTAATTAAACATTACAGCTATACATTACAGAATAGTGTGTTGACAAaaattaattttatttttgttgctGAGAATAACTTTTCTACAAATATCACGGAATGCTTGCTGAACAGCTGTACATGTATAATTATGGCACATTActccaaacacaaacattaatAAGGAGGCTtgagggggcctggggggtgggggtgggggggggggggctataagAGCCCTGATGCAGAAGTTCTCAGTGTGCAGGTCAAGAAGCTGGTGTCTAAGTTGAGCTTTGTCTCTATGAAGGAATGTTCTGAGCTGAGACAGAGTGTCTCTtgtcgtcgtccccccgtcTAGTTGAGAGGGGGGGCAAgcgccccctcctccatctgggCCTTGCTGGATATGGAGTAGTGGAAAGACCTCAtctgctcctccaccttcacGAAGCCTGGTCTGTCCTCGTGCCTGAGTATTATGGGATGTGAGAGGAAGGTCAGTATTATGGGATGGGAGAGGAAGGTCAGTATTATGGGATGGGAGAGGAAGGTCAGTATTATGGGATGGGTATTGCTCTGTGAGCAACTGACGGCAGGTCAAGAGATTGCATTTGGTAAGTCTTTGGTCTCACTTAAATActtaatattctgtgatgatgCATGAGAAATGTCATAAAATGAACCCGGTAGTGATTTTGATCTTATTTAAATATGGATTCATTTGTAAGCGATACGTGATATATGTAAAATATTGAACAGCGGGAGAAGCATTGGTCTCACTTGTACGTCCAGCAGTCCGTCATCACAGCGTACATTCTCTCAGGGCAGCCCGGTGGGCAATCCATGCGTTTCCCACTGGCTATGAACGCAATCACCTCTGGACCTTTCATTTTCTGCCCggttacacagagacacagattaAACCCTAGCCCTGACCACCATTCAACTATACACACTACAGACATGAATGAACTGACTGTCAAAGTTCTAAGTCCCATTCAAGTCAGGCCCATCACCAGCATGTGGGTCGCAGCTGGGGGCTGTCTGCCTACCTTGTACGGTTTCCCTCCGTAGGAAAAGGCTTCCCACATGGTTACCCCGAAGCTCCAGGCATCACTTTTACTGGAGAACTTGTGGAAGTTCATACATTCTGGAGCGTACCACTTCAGTGGCCATTTTCCTGCTGTACGTgcctatgtacacacacacacacacacacacacgtatacacacatcaaatgtttAAAGTTGGAGCTGGTGATGAAGCTGATTGCCGATGACAAAGAATGACATCACACAACACAAGAGACCAATTGTTACCTTATAATAGTTGTCGTCGGCTCCCAAAGCCTTTGACAGGCCAAAGTCACTAATCTTGGCAAACTGGGCGTTGACCAATAAGACGTTGCGAGCGGCCAGGTCTCTGTGCACAAAGTTTTTCTCTTCCAAATACTTCATTCCCATCGATACTTGGTGCATCAAGGTCACTATGTTCTCCACCTTCACCTTGTCCCtgtgacacacaaacaggaaacagagtCACTCCACATGTACCTCCTTCATCACCCCGAACACCACTGAATGAGTCCCTTGGGTCGTTCCGCCGTACTTGTGGCTGGAGAGGAACTTGTTGAGTGGCCCTGCGGAGGCCATTTCCATGACAAGCATCAGGCTCTCGGCCTCACACAGGCCCAGCATGCGCACAATGTAGGGGTTGCTCAGCTGGTGCATGATCTCCGCCTCCCGCATCATCTCATCCTTTACCAGCATCTCGTTTTCGTTCTTCAGCACCTTGATGGCCACGTCGATCTGCGCcctgcaaccaacacacacatacacacgaggTTGCTTGTATTTGGGGTTGggcggggtcagatggctgagtgtttAGGGATACGGGCTATtagtcagaaggttgccggtttgatgcaaaatgacgttgtgtccatggacaaggcacttcaccctacttgcctcagggagaatgtccctgtacttactgtaagtcgctctggataaagaGCGTCTACcaaatgtaagtgtaaatgtatcGACGGTCGGTACGACCAACCCTACTGATGTTAAACAGTGACGGTGTCCCGCCTTGAACCCGTGATCTCCCTTACTTATCGTTGGTTATGAGGACTCCTTTCTTGACACAGCCGAAGTTGCCCGAGCCCAGCTCCACCTCATCTATCATCAGCTGATCCCGGTTGATGTAAAACTTCTTGAGGTCGTTGGGGTTGTGGTAAGGGTTGGCAAACTCGTTGCAGTCCATGGGCAGCATCTCACGCTCCAGAAGCGTGGATCTGGTTTCCGTGGTTGCAGACAGAGTAACTAGAAGCAAGGATCATAATGTCTAACATCAACATCAAGGCAATTCTCTAAGACACAGGGTGAGATGATGACCTTTGCAGAATACCTTAACGGCGTCCTGTGATAACCAATAGGACCGTTTTTAAATGTTACAAACGTGATGATAAATCACAAGATAATAAATCACAAATGAATGTATAAATTAAGTGAATTTTGTGTTTTTGGCTCATTTCCAATAGGTATAGGTTTGCAACATGCAGTGTCAGCAACTAACCACCAGGAGGAGGTGTGTATCCATTTTGACGAGATCGCCTCTGAAATGGAAAAGGACGTATGATGTTAGTCATAATGTTTGTTGTGTTATAATGCTAGAAATGGCAGAGAATAACCCATAGAGTAATGAACAGGATGCTTACTACGGCTGGAACAACAGGAGTCTCTAAAGATCAACAACAAAAGTAAGAGAAACAGAGATTTACTTAGGACAAAGTTAACATCTTAACCACACGTAAAACACAGTTCACAATGTACTAATAATACAGTCCACATGTCAATGAGAGTCGATCGTTAGGTTACAGAATCAGtaataaataaacataaattaatgtttataTCATACGTTCAGACGTGTTGTTGCGATTCTGACACGCTTCTCTCAATACTGCCACAAGGCCATCGGGTTTCATCTTCAGATACTCAACCAGCTGCAGAGaaccagagacagggagaaagagagagagagagagagagagtgagtgagagtgagtgagagtgagtgagagtgagtgagagtgagagtgagagtgagagtgagagtgagtgagagtgagagtgagagtgagtgagagtgagagtgagagtgagagagagtgagagagagagagacagagtgagagagagtgagagagag
This sequence is a window from Hypomesus transpacificus isolate Combined female unplaced genomic scaffold, fHypTra1 scaffold_205, whole genome shotgun sequence. Protein-coding genes within it:
- the LOC124462231 gene encoding tyrosine-protein kinase ZAP-70; translated protein: MIDAAADLPFFYGSISRSEAEEQLKLAGMADGLFLLRQCLRSLGGYVVSLVWSLEFNHYTVEKQMNGTYCLLGGKPHCGPAELCEYYSKDPDGLVCTLRKPCLRPPDMPIRTGVFDSLKDNMLREYVRQTWNLEGEPMEQAILNQAPQLERLIAITAHEKMPWFHGKIPRIEGERRLYSGAQPDGKFLVREREDAGTFALSLVYGKTVYHYQILHDKSGKFSIPDGTKFDTVWQLVEYLKMKPDGLVAVLREACQNRNNTSEQTPVVPAVRRSRQNGYTPPPGVTLSATTETRSTLLEREMLPMDCNEFANPYHNPNDLKKFYINRDQLMIDEVELGSGNFGCVKKGVLITNDKAQIDVAIKVLKNENEMLVKDEMMREAEIMHQLSNPYIVRMLGLCEAESLMLVMEMASAGPLNKFLSSHKDKVKVENIVTLMHQVSMGMKYLEEKNFVHRDLAARNVLLVNAQFAKISDFGLSKALGADDNYYKARTAGKWPLKWYAPECMNFHKFSSKSDAWSFGVTMWEAFSYGGKPYKKMKGPEVIAFIASGKRMDCPPGCPERMYAVMTDCWTYKHEDRPGFVKVEEQMRSFHYSISSKAQMEEGALAPPLN
- the mob3a gene encoding MOB kinase activator 3A — its product is MSLALKQVFNKDRTFRPKRKFEPGTQRFELHKKAQASLNAGLDLKQAVQLPHGEDLNDWVAVHVVDFFNRINLIYGTVSESCTDQTCPVMSGGPKYEYRWQDEQKYKKPTAVPAPKYMSLLMDWIEVQINNEHIFPTNVGTPFPKTFMQVAKKILSRLFRVFVHVYIHHFDRVSQMGAEAHVNTCYKHFFYFVTEFNLTDHKELEPLKEMTSRMCH